Proteins encoded in a region of the Bacillota bacterium genome:
- a CDS encoding ATP-dependent DNA helicase PcrA, giving the protein MQKIEQELNQQQLAAVCHSDGPLLIIAGAGSGKTRVLTYRIARLLETGVARPSEILAITFTNKAATEMRERVEALVGNTDGMWISTFHSACVRMLRRHGQKAGYQPGFSIYDDQDQLTVVKQCLRELELDDKKFVPRAVLSAISNAKNQLMGPDEYSKQATDWYREKVATVYKLYQRKLQANNALDFDDLLVVTVNLLENHQEVREQYQERFRYIHVDEYQDTNHAQYKIVNLLASAHRNICVVGDDDQSIYLFRGADVGNILDFEKDYPEATVIKLEQNYRSTGNILGAANSIISHNNQRKQKELWTAAGDGAEVSVYNAQTETDEAGYVVHTIQSGQRPLSDYAVLYRTRAQSRTLEDALRRANIPYQLVGGVPFYGRKEIKDMLAYLKLLVNPWDSTSLARVINEPRRGIGQKTLEKLLALAAEKGVAPALYLAEAAEKIGGKSGSALAGFANLMKELDIIAGQSAVTITLQEIMQRTGYTSLLTAENTVEAHSRLENLQELLTVTEEYDRRVGGDLVLFLEEISLVSDLDSFENDSEGVTLITLHSAKGLEFPAVFLVGLEEGLFPHSRCLEDESQLQEERRLCYVGMTRAMEELCLIWARTRHIFGRHISSRPSRFLREVDDKFLRYVNGSPQQIQEWAGAAAESATAATVRHDFTVGMVVNHRQWGKGTVVAMETLGSQQVIIVDFPGQGRRKLMAEYAPLTPCED; this is encoded by the coding sequence ATGCAAAAAATCGAGCAAGAACTGAATCAACAACAACTGGCGGCCGTTTGCCATAGCGACGGCCCGCTGTTGATAATTGCCGGCGCCGGCAGCGGCAAGACCCGGGTGCTTACGTACCGAATTGCCCGCCTGCTGGAAACGGGCGTGGCCCGGCCATCAGAAATCCTCGCCATAACCTTTACCAACAAAGCTGCCACCGAGATGCGGGAGCGGGTGGAGGCGTTGGTGGGTAACACCGATGGGATGTGGATTTCCACCTTCCACTCTGCCTGTGTGCGAATGTTGCGCCGTCACGGTCAAAAGGCGGGGTATCAGCCCGGGTTCAGCATTTATGACGACCAGGACCAATTGACGGTCGTTAAGCAATGCCTGCGGGAGTTAGAACTTGACGACAAGAAGTTTGTGCCCCGGGCGGTCCTCTCTGCCATTAGCAATGCCAAGAATCAGCTGATGGGGCCGGATGAATATTCTAAGCAGGCCACCGATTGGTACCGCGAGAAGGTGGCAACGGTATACAAACTCTACCAGCGCAAGCTGCAGGCCAACAACGCCCTGGACTTTGATGATCTCTTGGTGGTAACCGTCAACCTTTTGGAAAATCATCAGGAAGTCCGGGAACAGTACCAGGAGCGCTTCCGCTACATTCATGTGGACGAGTACCAAGATACCAACCATGCCCAATATAAAATTGTTAATCTATTGGCGTCTGCGCACCGCAATATCTGCGTGGTGGGCGATGATGACCAGTCCATTTACCTGTTCCGGGGCGCCGATGTCGGCAATATCCTGGACTTTGAAAAGGATTATCCTGAGGCCACGGTGATTAAGCTGGAGCAGAATTACCGTTCCACCGGCAATATCCTCGGGGCCGCTAATTCAATCATCAGCCATAATAATCAGCGTAAACAGAAGGAATTGTGGACTGCAGCTGGTGACGGGGCCGAAGTCAGTGTGTACAACGCCCAGACGGAAACCGATGAAGCGGGCTACGTTGTCCACACTATTCAGAGCGGCCAGCGGCCACTGTCGGACTATGCTGTGCTCTACCGGACCCGGGCCCAGTCCCGGACTCTGGAGGACGCCCTGCGTCGGGCTAACATACCCTACCAGCTGGTGGGCGGTGTTCCTTTCTACGGGCGCAAGGAAATCAAGGATATGCTTGCGTACCTGAAACTGTTGGTCAATCCTTGGGACAGCACGTCTTTGGCCCGGGTGATTAATGAGCCGCGACGGGGCATCGGCCAAAAGACCCTGGAAAAACTGTTGGCCCTGGCCGCAGAAAAGGGTGTGGCGCCAGCACTGTATTTGGCTGAAGCCGCAGAAAAGATCGGCGGTAAAAGCGGCTCGGCCCTGGCTGGATTTGCCAACCTCATGAAAGAGCTGGACATAATTGCCGGCCAGTCAGCGGTGACCATTACTTTACAGGAGATAATGCAGCGGACAGGCTATACCTCCCTGCTCACAGCCGAGAATACGGTGGAAGCCCATAGTCGGCTGGAAAACCTACAGGAATTACTCACCGTTACCGAAGAATATGATCGGCGGGTGGGCGGAGATTTGGTTTTGTTCCTGGAGGAGATTTCTTTGGTCTCGGATCTGGATAGTTTTGAAAATGATTCCGAGGGGGTCACCCTGATTACCCTGCATAGCGCCAAGGGACTTGAGTTTCCTGCAGTGTTTCTGGTCGGGCTGGAGGAGGGGCTCTTTCCCCATTCCCGCTGCCTGGAGGACGAAAGCCAGCTCCAAGAGGAGCGTCGTCTCTGCTATGTCGGCATGACTCGGGCCATGGAGGAACTCTGTCTGATCTGGGCTCGCACACGTCATATCTTCGGCCGCCATATCAGCAGCCGCCCCTCCCGGTTTTTGCGGGAAGTGGATGACAAGTTCCTCCGCTATGTCAACGGCAGTCCCCAGCAGATTCAGGAGTGGGCCGGCGCCGCTGCTGAAAGTGCTACCGCAGCCACTGTCCGCCATGATTTCACTGTCGGAATGGTGGTCAATCATCGCCAATGGGGAAAGGGTACGGTGGTGGCCATGGAGACCTTGGGCAGCCAGCAGGTGATTATAGTGG